Genomic window (Pseudomonas sp. L5B5):
GCCCGGCATTCGTCCAGCACCAGAAGCGGCATTACGCCAAGCTGTTCGACGGCCTGGAGATGAGCCTGCGGTTCTTCGACTCCAGGACTCACGCCCTGGGCGACCCGGCACTTTCCGTCCCGGTAGAACGCTGAGCCAACGATTCCTTTAACGGCCGCAAGAGGCTCGGAAGGCCCTGCGGGCCTTGGCGCAGCTTCGCACGCTCAGCAGCGGCTACACGCGTGCGCCAGGTGTAACGACCACAACGATCTCGGTATCACTCCTCGATGCCATGCACCACCACCAGCACCTGCGCTGGCTCGTCCCCCAGGGAGCGGATGCGGTGGGGTTTCTGCGCGTTGAAATGCAGCGCATCGCCACGCTCGAGAATCACCCGCTCGTTCATGAAGTCCACCTCCACCTGCCCTTCGTGGACGAACAGGAACTCCTCCCCCAGGTGCTCCTTGAAGGTCTTGTCGCTGAACTCCCGGGCCGGATAGATGATGAATGGCAGCAGGTTGCGCTCGCTGACCTGATGGGCCAGCACCGCATAACCCGGGGCCTGGTCGTTGGCTGCCAGCGACTGGCGCTCATGGCTGCGCACCAGGCTGTAGCCGTCCAGGCTGATCGCGTCCTCGGCGAACAGCTCCTCGACCTTGACGTTCAACGCCTTGGCCAGCTTCAGCGCCGCAGAGATCGACGGCGTGTTCAGCCCACGTTCGACCTTCGACAGATAGCTCTTGGTCATGCCGGACTTCTCGGCCAGGGCCTCCAGGGTCACGCCAAGTTTTTTTCTCAGTAATTTCAAACGGATAGACATGTAGAGCGATTAATCCATCTAGAAAGCAACGATTGGCGCTTGCCAATGACACAAAGTGTCATATAGCCTCTTTAGTGTCATTTGCCTTCACCCACGACCTCGCAAGCAGCGGGTGAGCGGCAGACCCGACGTCCATCGCACCGATCAAAGGACCCCGAAATGGCCAAGACATTAGCATTGCCCAAGGAGCAACTGGTCAAGCAAGCCCTGACCCAGATGCAAAATACCCTGGCGGATAATACGTGGACCGACCGGCAAAAGCTGGCCCTGACCTGCCGCATCCTGTTCGAGAATGGCCACGACTCCGGCCTGGCCGGACAGATCACCGCCCGAGGCCCGCAGCCAGGCACCTACTACACCCAGCAACTGGGTCTGGGTTTCGACGAAATCAGCGCCAGCAACCTGCTGCTGGTCAACGAAGACCTGGAAGTCCTGGAAGGCCACGGCATGCCCAACCCGGCCAACCGCTTCCACAGCTGGGTATACCGCGCCCGGCCGGACGTGAACTGCATCATTCACACCCACCCGACCCACGTTGCCGCGCTGTCGATGCTCGAAGTTCCACTTGAGGTGTCGCACATGGACCTCTGCCCGCTCTACGAGGACTGCGCTTTTCTCGAGGCCTGGCCAGGCGTCCCGGTGGGCAACGAAGAGGGTGAAATCATCTCGGCCGCCCTGGGGGACAAGCGGGCCATCCTGCTCTCGCACCACGGCCAGCTGTCCACTGGCGCCAGCATCGAGGAAGCCTGCGTCATCGCCCAACTGATCGAGCGCGCGGCCAAGTTGCAACTGCTGGCCATGGCTGCCGGCACCATCAAGCCGATCCTCCCTGAGCTGGGTCGTGAAGCCCACGACTGGATTTCCAAGCCCAAGCGCCACGGCGCCGCCTTCAACTACTACGCCCGGCAAAACCTAAAACGACACGCCGACTGCCTGAACTGATCCACCCCTTTGCCTTGCAGGAGCTTCACCATGTCCACCCCGAACATTCACGGCATCATCGGCTACACCGTCACCCCCTTCGCCCCCCACGGCGAGGGCCTGGACCTGGACGCCCTCGGGCGCTCCATCGACCGCATGATCGACGCCGGCGTCCATGCCATCGCGCCCCTGGGCAGCACCGGCGAAGGCGCCTACCTCAGCGATGCGGAATGGGACCAGGTCGCGGAATTCAGCATTCGCCACGTGGCCAAACGCGTACCGACCATCGTCAGCGTTTCCGACCTGACCACCGCCAAGGCCGTCCGCCGTGCGCGTTTTGCCGAAGCCAAGGGCGCTGATGTGGTGATGGTGCTGCCGGCCTCCTACTGGAAGCTCAGCGAAGCCGAGATCCTCGCCCACTACCAGGCCATCGGCGACAGCATCGGCGTGCCGATCATGCTCTACAACAACCCGGCCACCAGCGGCACCGACATGTCGGTGGAACTGATCCTGAAGATCTTCCACACCGTGGAGAATGTCACCCTGGTCAAGGAAAGCACCGGCGATATCCAGCGCATGCACAAGCTGCAGTTGCTCGGTGAAGGCCAGGTGCCCTTCTACAACGGCTGCAACCCCCTGGCCCTGGAAGCCTTCGCCGCCGGCGCTCGTGGCTGGTGCACCGCCGCAGCGAACCTGATCCCGCAGCTCAACCTCGACCTGTACCAGGCGATGCAGGCCAACGACCTGGACCGTGCCCGGGAACTGTTCTACCGGCAATTGCCGCTGCTGGACTTCATCCTCAAGGGCGGACTGCCAGCCACGGTCAAGGCTGGCCTGGAACTGGCGGGGCTGGACGCCGGCGACCCGCGCCGGCCGGTGTTTCCGCTGAACGAGGCCGGGCGCAGCCAACTGCAGGCCCTGCTGCACATCCTGGGGTGAATCCACCACGAAAAAGCCCGGGCGGATCACTCCGCCCGGGCTCTGGCCGAGGCCCTGTCCCACCGTCGCTCAGTGGCCGCTGTGTGCCACCGCTGGCTTGGCCTTGAACAGAGGATCCTGGAGCATCTGCGCGATAAAGTCGTCGGTGATGCGCTGAACATGCTGGTATTGCCCCCCATCGAGGTTGGCCCAACCGCGCCAGGAACGGGTCTGATTGCTGACCCGGTACTTGGCCAGCGGCTGGTCACCACGACTGACATGAAACAGCACCTGACTGTCCCAGGTGGCCCGGGCCGGCACGATAAACAAGGTCAGCGCGCTGAGCAGGCCCAGGGGAATGTTCTGCCAGCCGAAGTAATCACTGTTTGCCATCACGATCACGTTGTAGCCATCGGCACTGAACCCCTGCTGTACCTGCTCGAAGGTGCCGCGACGGCGCAGCTCGTCACGGATCAGGCCGCCAGGGATCGGCCCGACCACACTGACGCTGATCGCCGGTAACGTCTGCCGATAATCCACCTCGGCCGGTTTGAGACTATGGCTGGTCTGGCAACCGCCAAGCCCCAGCATCAGCACCATCAACCACCACGACCGACTGCGCATTACAGATCCCCCGACAGCATGGCCTTGAGCATCGACGCCTTGGGCCCCTGCTCCTTGACGATCAGCGACGTGACCTCCTCCATCTTCTCCAGGTCAACCCGTTGCAGGGCCGGCACCTGCGGATACTTGGCACGTACCAGGGCGGCGTCGCGCTCCAGGTGGTCGCTGTGTAGAAACAAGCACTTGGCCCCCGCTGCCGACAGGCAGCCGGCGCGGAAATCACCGACGTAGTAGGCCTTGCCGGCTTCCAGTTCCAAGGGGATGGAAAAATCTTCGCGGCTCCAGGACGTGGCGCTGCCCCGGTCGAAATGCAGGTTGTAGATCTCGTAGCGCCCGGGTTTGAGCGGCATCACGAAAAGACTGCCGATGCCGTGCCAGGTCTCGCGCACGTCGCGTGGAGTGCGGCCGTAGATCTGGTTGTACAAGCGCGCCGAGGCAAACCCGTCACCACCCCGTGGGCGAATCAGCAGCATCTGCTCGTTGGCGGTGTGCACCGCCTTGGGCCAGATACCGACCACCCCCACGACATAGGCCACCCCCGACTGCGAGTCGGGACTCATGCTCTCGGCAATTTTCGTGGAAGACAGGCTGTAGCAACCGCTCAGCGCCAGCAGCGTGGCAAGTAATGCGAGAGGGCGAATCATGAGGCCGCAGATCCCTTGGACAATGATCGATAACGTCAACCAGAACGCCAGGCATGCCGACCGCCCTGTGACGGTCGCGGAGGATAAGACAAGCGATGGCATTTCGCCACAATCCAGTCATCCAACGGCGTATTCCCGCAGGTGGATCGGACCCTGGCTCGCCGTCATCGCAGGCTGCTCGCTCCGCCATCACACGGTGCCTGGGACAAGTGCCTGGCGCTTGCGCAACGATCGCTGACAGCACATGGCCCGAACGCTGCGTGCCGTTCGGGCCTTGTGCTGTCGAGGGTGTGCCGAGCCGGTCCTAGACGGATGTCTGGTCCTTGATGTTGTGGCTGGGGCCGTTGGCCTTGACGCTGGCGATGCCCTTGTCCCGCGCCGCCTCCGTGGCATACAGCTCGCTGCTGCCGATGACCTGGTGATTGGCTGCCTTGAGGTTGAAATAGGGTTTGCCATCCTTGGCGCTCTTGCGCTCGTAGCGCTCGTCCACTGGGCTGTTGGCCTGGACCGAGGCAATGCCGTTTTCCGCTGCCGCGCGAGTGGCGTACAGCTCGCTGGTGAGAATCACCTCGGCATTGGCGGCCTTGAGCACGAAACGAAACTGACCGTTGCTGCTTTTCTTCAACTCATACCATCCAGACATGCTGTCGCTCCTTGGCTGATCAATGGGCGTTACGCTGGTTCAGTAAAGCCGCTGCTGGCGATTCAGCCATCCCGGCCCGGGCTGAAAAAGCGGTTTTCCACCCGCGCCAGCCCCAGATGCTCGCGTAAGGTGCGCCCCGTATAGCGCTGGCGAAACAGGCCACGCCGCTGCAATTGCGGGGTGATCAACTGGACAAAGTCGTCGATGGCCCCCGGCAAATGGGTGAACAGCACATTGAAACCATCGGCGGCGTATTCCTGGTACCAGGTAACCAGTTCATCGACGATCTGCCCTGGCGTGCCCACCAGCACCTTGTGCCCGCTGGCAGAGAGGCTGCGCAGCAACTGCGCCAGGGTCGGCCGCTCCCGGCGGATCAGCTCCACCACCAGCTGCCGCCGACTCTGGTGGCGTTCGGTGGGCGCCGCATCGTCCTGCAAGGGCACCTGGGCATGCAGCGCCAGGCTCGACAGGTCGATGCCCAGGTCCAGCAGATAGGACAAGGCCTTGAGCTGCGCCTGGGGGTCCTGCAACTCCTGCAACTGCTGGTACTTCTCTTCGGCTTCGTTGAGGCTGCGCCCCACCGTGGGGGCGATCCCCGGGAAGATCTTCAACTGCCCGGCATGCCGCCCGTAATGGGGTAGCCGTTCCTTGAGCCCGGCATAAAACGCCTTGGCCTGGGCCAGGTCGGTCTGGGCGGTGAACACCAGCTCGGCGCAGCGTGCAGCCAACTCGCAACCCGGCCCCGAGGAGCCGGCCTGGGCGATCACCGGCCAGCCCTGCACCGGCCTTGGCGCATTCAACGGGCCCTGGACCTGGAAGTGCCGGCCACGATGCTGCAGCAGGTGCATACGGTGCGGGTGCAGCCATATGCCGCTGGCCTTGTCCCGGGGAAAGGCATCATCGGCCCAGCTGTCCCACAGGCCGCTGGCCACATCGAAGAACTCTTCGGCCCGTTCATAACGCAGGTCATGGCGGGGTGGCTCGGGGTGGTTGAAGTTTTCGCCGCCGATCAGCCCGGTCACCAGGTTCCAGCCAGCCCGTCCGCCGCTCAGGTGATCCAGGGAGGCGAACTTGCGCGCCAGGTTGTACGGCTCGTTGTAGGAGGTGCTGGCGGTGGCGATCAGCCCGATGTGCCTTGTCACCACCGCCAGGGCCGGCAGCAGGGTCAAGGGGTCCCAGCGCAGGCTGTAGGCGCTGTGGGCCAGCACCCGCGGATCGAGATCGCCCACCGCCACATTGTCATTGAGGAACAGGGCATCGAAGCAGCCGCGCTCCAGGGTCTGCGCATAGTGGCGGTAACGCTCGAAGTTCAACGAGGCGTCGGCATCCGCCTGGGGATGGCGCCAGCTGCCGCCATGGGCGCCAGAGCCCGAAAGAAAGGCCCCCAGCCCCATCTGCCCGCCGCGTTCAGCCACGGCTGGCCTCCTCCCGTGCCGCCTGCGCCGGGGCTGCGACAGTGCGCAGCAACACGCTCACCGATGCCCAGGCCAGCAGGCTGGCCAGGGCCAGGAACCCCATCACCACTTGATAACCGTTGAGGAAAGCCGCCTGGACATCGCTCGCCGGCGCAGCGGAAAACTGATGGAACAGTCCCACCCCCACGGCCAGGCCAATGCCGCCGCCAACATTGTGCAAGGTCATCAACGAGCCCATGGCCACCGAACCCACCTCCTGGGGCACCGAGGAAATGCCCAGCACCGTCGACGGCCCGAGGATGCTCGCCCAGCCCAGCCCCATGATCACGAAGGCGCCCAGCAAGTAAGGCAGGGAGGTCTGGCGCTCGAACCCGGCTTGCAACAGCGCGGACAGGACGAACAGCAGCAGCCCGGTCTTGATCAGCAGCGCCGGGCCCTTGCGGTCTACCAGTCGTCCCACCAGCGGCGACAGCAGCGCCACGCCCAGGGTGGTGGGCAGCAGCAACAGACCGCTGGCCTGCACCGAGGCACCGCGAATCTGCGCCAGGTACAGCGGCATGACAAAAAACGCCACGCAATAGAACACCGCCAGGCTGAAGCTCGCCACCACTGCCCCGACGAAACGCCGATTGGCGAACAGCGTCAGGTCGATGATCGGCGCCTCGACCCGTCGCTCCACCACCAGGAACGCCCCCAGGGCCAGCAGCGCCAGCAGGATCAATCCCAGGACCGGCGGCGAACCCCAGCCCCAGGCCGCCCCCTGGACAATCACCAGCACCAGGCTCGGCAGGCCGATCAGCAACAGCAGCGCGCCCCAGCCATCGAGCCGGGCCCCGGCCTCGGCCGAGCGCGACTCCCTGACACTGAAACTGCAGATCCCCAGGCTCAGCAGCACGAACGGCACGTTGATCAGGAAGATCCACTGCCAGCCGAAGCTGCTGGTGATCAGCCCGCCCAGCACCGGCCCGGCGGCCAGGCCCACTCCGTTGACCCCGAACAGCACACCGAAGGCCCGGCCCTGCTCGGCGCTGTCGAAGGTGCTGGAGACAATGGCCCCCGAAGCGGTATAGAGCACCGCGCACGCCAGGCCCTGGAGGACCCGGGCCGCGACCAGGGTGTCGATCTGCCCCGCCAGGCCCGCGGCCAGTGAGGCCAGGCCGAACACACTCAGGCCGATGAACAGCACGCGCTTGCGTCCATGCAAGTCGGCCAGGCGTCCCACCAGCACCATGAAGCTCGACAGCGCCAGGATGAAACCGTTGATCACCCATTGCAGGCTGTCCACCGAAGCGCCCAGGTCAGCCTGCAAGGCCGGTAGCGCCGTGTTGACGATGGTGAAGTCCACACAACCGAGAAAACTGGCGATGCTCACGCCGAGCAATGCCCACCATTTGCGTTGCTGTTGCGCAAAAACGCCCATGGAAACTCCTTGATTCACAAACCCGGCGACCGTGCTCAATGGCAACGGCCCCAGGCAGACGGAAAGACAAAAGACTCAGATGGCGATGGCGCCGCTGGTCCAGTTGGGGTGGATGGCGCCGGGCAAGGTGAACGGA
Coding sequences:
- a CDS encoding helix-turn-helix domain-containing protein — encoded protein: MSIRLKLLRKKLGVTLEALAEKSGMTKSYLSKVERGLNTPSISAALKLAKALNVKVEELFAEDAISLDGYSLVRSHERQSLAANDQAPGYAVLAHQVSERNLLPFIIYPAREFSDKTFKEHLGEEFLFVHEGQVEVDFMNERVILERGDALHFNAQKPHRIRSLGDEPAQVLVVVHGIEE
- a CDS encoding aldolase; translation: MAKTLALPKEQLVKQALTQMQNTLADNTWTDRQKLALTCRILFENGHDSGLAGQITARGPQPGTYYTQQLGLGFDEISASNLLLVNEDLEVLEGHGMPNPANRFHSWVYRARPDVNCIIHTHPTHVAALSMLEVPLEVSHMDLCPLYEDCAFLEAWPGVPVGNEEGEIISAALGDKRAILLSHHGQLSTGASIEEACVIAQLIERAAKLQLLAMAAGTIKPILPELGREAHDWISKPKRHGAAFNYYARQNLKRHADCLN
- a CDS encoding dihydrodipicolinate synthase family protein; the encoded protein is MSTPNIHGIIGYTVTPFAPHGEGLDLDALGRSIDRMIDAGVHAIAPLGSTGEGAYLSDAEWDQVAEFSIRHVAKRVPTIVSVSDLTTAKAVRRARFAEAKGADVVMVLPASYWKLSEAEILAHYQAIGDSIGVPIMLYNNPATSGTDMSVELILKIFHTVENVTLVKESTGDIQRMHKLQLLGEGQVPFYNGCNPLALEAFAAGARGWCTAAANLIPQLNLDLYQAMQANDLDRARELFYRQLPLLDFILKGGLPATVKAGLELAGLDAGDPRRPVFPLNEAGRSQLQALLHILG
- a CDS encoding YegP family protein yields the protein MSGWYELKKSSNGQFRFVLKAANAEVILTSELYATRAAAENGIASVQANSPVDERYERKSAKDGKPYFNLKAANHQVIGSSELYATEAARDKGIASVKANGPSHNIKDQTSV
- a CDS encoding LLM class flavin-dependent oxidoreductase, with the translated sequence MGLGAFLSGSGAHGGSWRHPQADADASLNFERYRHYAQTLERGCFDALFLNDNVAVGDLDPRVLAHSAYSLRWDPLTLLPALAVVTRHIGLIATASTSYNEPYNLARKFASLDHLSGGRAGWNLVTGLIGGENFNHPEPPRHDLRYERAEEFFDVASGLWDSWADDAFPRDKASGIWLHPHRMHLLQHRGRHFQVQGPLNAPRPVQGWPVIAQAGSSGPGCELAARCAELVFTAQTDLAQAKAFYAGLKERLPHYGRHAGQLKIFPGIAPTVGRSLNEAEEKYQQLQELQDPQAQLKALSYLLDLGIDLSSLALHAQVPLQDDAAPTERHQSRRQLVVELIRRERPTLAQLLRSLSASGHKVLVGTPGQIVDELVTWYQEYAADGFNVLFTHLPGAIDDFVQLITPQLQRRGLFRQRYTGRTLREHLGLARVENRFFSPGRDG
- a CDS encoding MFS transporter; translation: MGVFAQQQRKWWALLGVSIASFLGCVDFTIVNTALPALQADLGASVDSLQWVINGFILALSSFMVLVGRLADLHGRKRVLFIGLSVFGLASLAAGLAGQIDTLVAARVLQGLACAVLYTASGAIVSSTFDSAEQGRAFGVLFGVNGVGLAAGPVLGGLITSSFGWQWIFLINVPFVLLSLGICSFSVRESRSAEAGARLDGWGALLLLIGLPSLVLVIVQGAAWGWGSPPVLGLILLALLALGAFLVVERRVEAPIIDLTLFANRRFVGAVVASFSLAVFYCVAFFVMPLYLAQIRGASVQASGLLLLPTTLGVALLSPLVGRLVDRKGPALLIKTGLLLFVLSALLQAGFERQTSLPYLLGAFVIMGLGWASILGPSTVLGISSVPQEVGSVAMGSLMTLHNVGGGIGLAVGVGLFHQFSAAPASDVQAAFLNGYQVVMGFLALASLLAWASVSVLLRTVAAPAQAAREEASRG